Proteins from a single region of Candidatus Dormiibacterota bacterium:
- a CDS encoding dehydrogenase E1 component subunit alpha/beta — protein MAVRKLPAERPRPKTAAPGVNPDLFLKLYEKMLRAYFVEEQCRIFVRAGKCSFYASARGHEKVQIAVSMLLQPGRDWFFPYYREKALMVGLGMPLDEIFQGMLSREGDTNSLGRNMSEHFSSRALRVVSPTACTGTQFLIAVGMGMAVKADQKDEIVYVSGGEGSTSEGEFFEAVNKAQHDRLPVLFLIQNNGYAISVPQEQQTHSQIYQVAAGFGMKSVRVDGTRFTEMYNTLKPLVQDLREGRGPLFVEAMVVRLDSHSSSDDQTKYRDPKNMEEARRKDPLAHSELRVREMGLLTDREVEEWRARIKAEVEEAARRIDALPYPDASTAAADIYSADRVITQETGPDFVSEKPITMVEAINHGLREEMEANPKIVMWGEDIQDPKGGVFGVTRGLTEAFPGRVVNSPLAEATIVGAAQGMAIGGYKPVVEIQFGDYSYPGYMQMRNEISTLRWRSASGWTCPMVVRVAVGGYIRGGPFHSQSPETLYAHTPGWYLAYPSNAADAKGLIKAACRMDDPILFFEHKGLYRQVYTKTPEPGRDYVIPFGKARIIRPGDDLTVIAWGRAVHMVQQAISQVAAGAGGEPSVEVIDLRTVAPLDTETVLASLAKTGRALVAHEAPLFAGMGGEIAAVLADRGFEYLDAPVRRVGARDSFVPFAPNLEAAVLPSVEQIAQAIKDLLAY, from the coding sequence ATGGCTGTGCGGAAATTGCCCGCGGAGCGCCCGCGCCCGAAGACCGCGGCCCCCGGCGTGAACCCCGACCTGTTCCTCAAGCTCTACGAGAAAATGCTCAGGGCCTACTTCGTCGAGGAGCAGTGCCGCATCTTCGTGCGCGCCGGCAAGTGCTCGTTCTACGCCTCGGCGCGCGGGCACGAGAAGGTGCAGATCGCGGTCTCCATGCTGTTGCAGCCCGGACGGGACTGGTTCTTCCCCTATTATCGCGAGAAGGCGCTCATGGTCGGGCTGGGGATGCCGCTCGACGAGATCTTCCAGGGGATGCTGTCGCGCGAGGGGGACACCAATTCCCTCGGCCGGAACATGTCGGAGCACTTCTCCTCCCGCGCCCTGCGCGTCGTCTCGCCGACCGCCTGCACCGGCACGCAGTTCCTGATCGCCGTCGGGATGGGAATGGCGGTCAAGGCGGACCAGAAGGACGAGATCGTGTACGTCTCGGGTGGCGAGGGATCGACGTCCGAAGGGGAATTCTTCGAGGCGGTCAACAAGGCGCAGCACGACCGGCTGCCGGTCCTGTTCCTGATCCAGAACAACGGCTACGCCATCAGCGTGCCGCAGGAGCAGCAGACGCACTCGCAGATCTACCAGGTGGCGGCCGGATTCGGCATGAAATCGGTGCGCGTCGACGGCACCCGTTTCACCGAGATGTACAACACTCTGAAGCCGCTCGTGCAGGACCTGCGCGAGGGCCGGGGTCCCCTGTTCGTCGAGGCGATGGTCGTCCGGCTCGACTCCCACTCGTCCTCGGACGACCAGACGAAGTACCGCGACCCGAAGAACATGGAGGAGGCGCGCCGCAAGGACCCGCTGGCCCACAGCGAGCTGCGCGTACGCGAGATGGGGCTCCTGACCGACCGGGAGGTGGAGGAGTGGCGGGCGCGCATCAAGGCCGAAGTGGAGGAGGCGGCGCGGAGGATCGACGCCCTTCCCTACCCGGATGCATCGACCGCGGCGGCCGACATCTACAGCGCGGATCGGGTCATCACGCAGGAGACCGGGCCGGATTTCGTGTCCGAGAAGCCGATCACGATGGTCGAGGCGATCAATCACGGGCTGCGCGAGGAGATGGAGGCCAACCCGAAGATCGTCATGTGGGGCGAGGACATCCAGGATCCCAAGGGGGGCGTGTTCGGCGTGACGCGAGGGCTGACCGAGGCGTTCCCGGGCCGCGTGGTGAACTCCCCCCTCGCCGAGGCGACCATCGTCGGCGCTGCGCAGGGGATGGCGATCGGCGGCTACAAGCCCGTCGTCGAGATCCAGTTCGGCGACTACTCCTACCCCGGCTACATGCAAATGCGCAACGAGATTTCGACGCTCCGCTGGCGCAGCGCCTCGGGCTGGACCTGCCCGATGGTCGTGCGCGTGGCGGTGGGCGGATACATCCGGGGCGGCCCGTTCCACTCGCAGTCGCCCGAGACGCTCTACGCCCACACGCCCGGCTGGTACCTGGCGTACCCCAGCAACGCGGCCGACGCCAAGGGTCTCATCAAGGCCGCCTGCCGGATGGACGACCCGATCCTGTTCTTCGAGCACAAGGGTCTGTACCGCCAGGTGTACACCAAGACGCCGGAGCCGGGGCGCGATTACGTCATTCCCTTCGGCAAGGCGCGGATCATCCGGCCGGGGGACGACCTGACCGTGATCGCCTGGGGACGCGCGGTGCACATGGTGCAGCAGGCGATCAGCCAGGTGGCCGCCGGGGCGGGCGGGGAACCCTCGGTCGAGGTGATCGATCTGAGGACGGTCGCACCGCTGGACACCGAAACGGTGCTGGCCTCGCTGGCCAAAACCGGTCGCGCCCTCGTGGCGCACGAGGCTCCGCTGTTCGCGGGGATGGGTGGCGAGATTGCGGCCGTGCTCGCCGACCGGGGTTTCGAGTATCTCGACGCGCCCGTGCGCAGGGTCGGGGCGAGGGATTCCTTCGTGCCGTTCGCTCCGAACCTCGAGGCCGCGGTTCTTCCGAGCGTCGAGCAGATCGCGCAGGCCATCAAGGACCTGCTGGCGTACTGA